The proteins below are encoded in one region of Sphingobium yanoikuyae:
- a CDS encoding FAD-dependent oxidoreductase, protein METIGRDLREMQRVPLTAEHVAVLRAEGSEAVYPAGTYIVRPGDPVDRFIYVEDGEIEVVNPFGEERHVPSTIGPTQFMGEISFLGGGSWSIPMRAARDTRVLEVPRPTMLRLMAAIPEMSDIIITVLAARRRRQLDMGDSTLVLIGEDEDRAVRCIAEFASRNRLPYTSHALGSDDARRVAASCGAQADRPAVIFGRDNVVADPTPEKVARLFGLDRGFTENETVDLLIVGGGPAGVAAAVYAGAEGLNALVVEDIAIGGQAGTSSRIENYMGFPTGISGADLVWRGEVQAMKFGTRFLMPRRVTALEETGHGHYCGVFDNGQRICARAVLVATGVEYRRLPIARLAELEGAGIYYAATENEARYCRQAEAVVVGGGNSAGQAAMFLSRSARHVHLLVRGPSLALSMSSYLSSRLEADPAITIHYDTEIDTLHGDAQLDAVTIRTADGSQRQIACCALFIMVGAAPNTGWLSGLVALDDKGFVLTGDAVEAPSPYETSRAGIFAVGDVRAGSVKRVASAVGEGSVVISRIWSHVNG, encoded by the coding sequence ATGGAGACGATCGGGCGCGATCTTCGCGAGATGCAGCGTGTACCACTGACGGCCGAGCATGTCGCGGTGCTGCGCGCAGAAGGAAGCGAGGCGGTCTATCCCGCCGGCACCTATATCGTCCGGCCCGGCGACCCGGTCGACCGCTTCATCTATGTCGAGGATGGCGAGATCGAGGTGGTCAATCCGTTCGGCGAGGAACGGCATGTCCCCTCCACCATCGGCCCGACCCAGTTCATGGGCGAGATATCCTTCCTGGGCGGCGGCAGCTGGTCGATCCCGATGCGCGCGGCACGCGATACCCGCGTACTGGAAGTGCCGCGCCCGACGATGCTGCGGCTGATGGCGGCGATCCCGGAAATGTCGGACATCATCATCACCGTTCTGGCGGCGCGGCGCCGGCGGCAGCTCGACATGGGCGACAGCACCCTGGTGCTGATCGGCGAGGATGAGGATCGGGCGGTGCGCTGCATCGCCGAATTCGCCAGCCGCAACCGCCTGCCCTACACATCTCATGCGCTGGGCAGCGACGACGCCCGCCGGGTTGCCGCCAGTTGCGGGGCGCAGGCGGACCGGCCCGCCGTGATCTTCGGGCGCGACAATGTCGTTGCCGATCCCACGCCCGAGAAGGTCGCCCGGCTGTTCGGCCTGGATCGTGGCTTTACCGAGAATGAGACCGTCGACCTGCTGATCGTGGGCGGCGGGCCGGCCGGCGTGGCGGCGGCCGTCTATGCCGGGGCCGAAGGGCTCAATGCGCTGGTGGTGGAGGATATCGCGATCGGCGGTCAGGCCGGCACATCGAGCCGGATCGAAAATTATATGGGCTTTCCCACCGGGATTTCGGGCGCCGACCTGGTCTGGCGCGGCGAGGTGCAGGCGATGAAATTCGGCACCCGCTTCCTGATGCCGCGCCGGGTGACGGCGCTGGAGGAAACCGGCCACGGCCATTATTGCGGCGTGTTCGACAATGGCCAGCGCATCTGCGCGCGCGCGGTGCTGGTCGCGACCGGCGTGGAATATCGCCGCCTGCCGATCGCGCGGCTCGCCGAACTGGAAGGTGCCGGCATCTATTATGCTGCGACCGAGAATGAGGCCCGCTATTGCCGCCAGGCCGAAGCGGTGGTGGTCGGCGGCGGCAACAGCGCCGGCCAGGCGGCGATGTTCCTCAGCCGCAGCGCGCGCCATGTCCATCTGCTGGTGCGCGGCCCCTCGCTCGCCTTGTCGATGTCCAGTTACCTGTCGAGCCGGCTGGAGGCCGACCCGGCGATCACCATCCATTATGACACCGAAATTGACACATTGCATGGCGATGCGCAGCTCGACGCGGTAACCATTCGCACGGCCGACGGCAGCCAGCGCCAGATCGCCTGCTGCGCCCTGTTCATCATGGTCGGCGCGGCGCCCAATACCGGCTGGCTGTCGGGACTGGTGGCGCTGGATGACAAGGGGTTCGTGCTGACCGGCGATGCGGTCGAGGCCCCCTCCCCCTATGAAACCTCACGCGCCGGCATCTTCGCGGTCGGCGACGTGCGTGCCGGATCGGTGAAGCGCGTCGCCTCTGCCGTGGGCGAAGGATCGGTCGTGATCTCGCGCATCTGGAGTCATGTGAATGGGTGA
- a CDS encoding DUF6624 domain-containing protein has product MKAVLLFLQAATGAIVPTPTMDAMRQQVTDAYRQEEARQAALPPAKDDAEKIIRLGTLDQVGRITMMKLDWSSVPADQQPVWRGAILAEISRHDRLNQERLKAMIPKEGWFRISVYGKEAARAAFLIVQHAVDDPALMRGTLNRMEALLPDGEAEGQAYAMLYDRVAMTFDKKPQRYGTQVNCVDGRWQPTDLEAPDAVNTRRQAVGMTQTIEQYLAMFDNAQCPKA; this is encoded by the coding sequence ATGAAGGCAGTGCTTCTTTTCCTGCAGGCCGCCACCGGCGCCATCGTCCCGACCCCGACGATGGACGCCATGCGCCAGCAGGTGACCGATGCCTATCGCCAGGAGGAGGCGCGACAGGCCGCATTGCCACCGGCGAAGGACGATGCCGAGAAGATCATCCGGCTGGGCACGCTGGATCAGGTCGGTCGCATCACCATGATGAAACTGGACTGGTCATCGGTGCCCGCCGACCAGCAACCGGTATGGCGCGGCGCCATATTGGCCGAGATCAGTCGCCATGACAGGCTGAATCAGGAACGGCTGAAGGCGATGATCCCGAAAGAAGGATGGTTCCGGATCAGCGTCTACGGCAAGGAAGCGGCCCGCGCCGCCTTCCTGATCGTCCAGCATGCCGTCGACGATCCGGCGCTGATGCGCGGGACACTGAACCGGATGGAGGCCTTGCTGCCGGACGGCGAGGCCGAGGGCCAGGCCTATGCGATGCTCTATGATCGGGTGGCGATGACATTCGACAAGAAGCCGCAGCGCTATGGCACCCAGGTCAATTGTGTCGACGGCCGATGGCAGCCGACCGACCTGGAAGCCCCCGATGCGGTGAATACGCGCCGCCAGGCGGTCGGCATGACGCAGACGATCGAGCAATATCTGGCGATGTTCGACAACGCCCAGTGCCCCAAGGCATAG
- a CDS encoding MarR family winged helix-turn-helix transcriptional regulator → MTTPAMTAQDTARGALDDFLCFGVYSTGLAFNRLYKPLLDRYGLTYPQYLVMVALARRDDQTVGELGGQLFLESNTLTPLIKRLEAAALVTRQRDTKDERVVRVRLTQQGQSVAQDVSTCVPAELMEAVGISIEEIAALNQSLVTLREKLQRAA, encoded by the coding sequence ATGACCACCCCCGCCATGACTGCCCAAGATACCGCGCGCGGCGCGCTCGACGATTTTCTCTGCTTCGGCGTCTATTCGACCGGGCTTGCCTTCAACCGGCTCTACAAGCCGCTGCTCGATCGCTACGGCCTCACCTATCCCCAATATCTGGTGATGGTGGCGCTGGCCCGGCGCGACGACCAGACGGTCGGCGAACTGGGCGGCCAGCTCTTCCTCGAATCCAATACGCTGACCCCGCTGATCAAGCGGCTGGAGGCGGCGGCCCTCGTCACCCGCCAGCGCGACACCAAGGATGAGCGGGTGGTCCGCGTGCGCCTGACGCAGCAGGGCCAGTCGGTGGCGCAGGACGTATCAACCTGCGTCCCGGCCGAACTGATGGAGGCCGTCGGCATCTCGATCGAGGAAATCGCCGCGCTCAACCAGTCGCTGGTAACGCTGCGGGAGAAGCTGCAGCGGGCGGCCTGA
- a CDS encoding organic hydroperoxide resistance protein has product MSSKILYSTSATATGGRDGKAATTDGSFAVTLGTPKELGGNGQGNNPEQLFASGYAACFLGAMKFAASQDKDLPRVPADASVTATVGIGPRSDKGFGLDVALEISLPGVDKGAAEALVAEADTICPYSHATRGNIDVRLSVA; this is encoded by the coding sequence ATGAGCAGCAAGATCCTCTATTCCACCAGCGCGACCGCAACCGGCGGCCGCGACGGCAAGGCCGCAACCACCGATGGCAGCTTCGCCGTGACGCTGGGCACACCCAAGGAACTGGGCGGCAATGGCCAGGGCAATAATCCCGAACAGCTGTTCGCGTCGGGCTATGCCGCCTGCTTCCTGGGCGCGATGAAGTTCGCCGCCAGCCAGGACAAGGATCTGCCCCGCGTGCCCGCCGACGCCAGCGTCACCGCCACGGTCGGCATCGGCCCGCGCAGCGACAAGGGCTTTGGCCTGGACGTCGCGCTGGAAATCAGCCTGCCGGGCGTCGACAAGGGTGCTGCCGAGGCGCTGGTCGCCGAAGCGGACACGATCTGCCCCTATTCGCACGCCACGCGCGGCAATATCGACGTGCGCCTGAGCGTCGCCTGA
- the putA gene encoding trifunctional transcriptional regulator/proline dehydrogenase/L-glutamate gamma-semialdehyde dehydrogenase yields the protein MTDQHPFAAFAPAIRDQSPLRRAITAAYRRDEAECLAPLLDAATLPGATRAAVADTARHLVTTLRANHKGTGVEGLVQEYSLSSQEGVALMCLAEALLRIPDNDTRDALIRDKIADGDWSSHLGGGKSLFVNAATWGLVVTGKLVGSVDDRGLAAALARLVARAGEPVIRRGVDLAMRMMGEQFVTGETIKEAVKRAKELEAKGFAYSYDMLGEAATTAADAARYYADYEKAIHAIGKASAGRGIYAGPGISIKLSALHPRYVRAQADRVMGELLPAVKQLALLSKRYDIGLNIDAEEADRLELSLDLLESLALDPDLAGWDGLGFVVQGYGKRCPFVIDWIIDLARRANRRMMVRLVKGAYWDAEIKRAQVDGLADFPVYTRKVHTDVAYVACAKKLLAAPDAVFPQFATHNAQTLATIYQMAGPDFAIGQYEFQCLHGMGEPLYEQVVGKDKLDRPCRIYAPVGTHETLLAYLVRRLLENGANSSFVNRIADPDVSIEEMIADPVEIVRAMPHPGARHDQIAAPAGLYPDRRNSDGIDLSDEGALAKLTQALQHSATIAWTAAPEGGEGPEGGEGEARPVCNPADHRDIVGTVWEASADHARAAAIRAANACWPNTAVADRAVLLERAADAMQDRMPVLLGLIMREAGKSLPNAIAEVREAIDFLRYYAAQARGTFGPDQAPLGPIVCISPWNFPLAIFTGQVAAALVAGNPVLAKPAEETPLIAAEAVRLLHEAGVPGDALQLLPGDGRIGAALVAAPETAGVMFTGSTEVARLIQRQLATRLSPAGKPIPLIAETGGQNAMIVDSSALAEQVVADVIASAFDSAGQRCSALRILCLQEDVADRTLTMLKGALRELRIGRTDRLAVDTGPVITAEAKAGIEQHIASMRALGRKVEQQELPEEAAHGTFVAPTIIELDSIADLSREIFGPVLHVIRFRRERMDALVDAINATGYGLTFGLHTRLDETVARVTARVKAGNIYVNRNVIGAIVGVQPFGGRGLSGTGPKAGGPLYLGRLTRTAPVFAERVGYLASPIHDFVSWLEAQDDHEAAAVARHYGDASALGVELALPGPVGETNLYALHPRGLLLLRPGTRRGLLAQMAAVLATGNRAVIEGAPLPQGLPASVAAHFLVQPDAPFAAMLVEGDADQILAATQAVAELDGPIVTVHAAAPGDERAWHLDWLLEEVSTSINTTAAGGNASLMMIG from the coding sequence ATGACCGACCAGCATCCCTTTGCCGCCTTCGCCCCCGCCATCCGCGACCAGTCGCCGCTGCGCCGGGCGATCACCGCCGCCTATCGCCGCGACGAGGCTGAATGCCTTGCCCCGCTGCTCGACGCGGCGACCCTGCCCGGCGCCACCCGCGCCGCCGTGGCGGACACGGCGCGCCATCTGGTCACCACCCTGCGCGCCAATCACAAGGGCACCGGGGTCGAAGGGCTGGTCCAGGAATATTCGCTCTCCAGTCAGGAGGGCGTGGCGCTGATGTGCCTTGCCGAAGCGCTGCTGCGCATTCCCGACAACGACACGCGCGACGCCCTCATTCGCGACAAGATCGCCGACGGCGACTGGAGTTCGCATCTGGGCGGCGGCAAGTCTTTGTTCGTCAATGCCGCGACCTGGGGCCTGGTCGTCACCGGCAAGCTGGTCGGCAGCGTCGACGATCGCGGCCTGGCGGCGGCGCTCGCCCGTCTGGTCGCCCGCGCCGGCGAGCCGGTGATCCGGCGCGGCGTCGATCTCGCCATGCGGATGATGGGCGAACAGTTTGTCACCGGCGAGACGATCAAGGAAGCGGTCAAGCGCGCCAAGGAACTGGAGGCCAAGGGCTTCGCCTACAGCTATGACATGCTGGGCGAGGCGGCGACCACCGCCGCCGACGCCGCACGCTATTATGCCGATTATGAAAAGGCGATCCACGCCATCGGCAAGGCGTCGGCCGGGCGCGGCATCTATGCCGGCCCCGGCATCTCGATCAAGCTGTCGGCGCTCCATCCGCGCTACGTTCGCGCGCAGGCCGACCGGGTGATGGGCGAATTGCTGCCGGCGGTTAAGCAACTCGCGCTGCTGTCGAAGCGCTACGACATCGGCCTCAACATCGACGCGGAGGAGGCGGATCGCCTCGAACTCTCGCTCGACCTGCTCGAAAGCCTGGCGCTTGATCCCGACCTTGCCGGCTGGGATGGCCTGGGCTTCGTCGTCCAGGGCTATGGCAAGCGCTGCCCCTTCGTCATCGACTGGATCATCGACCTCGCCCGTCGCGCCAATCGCCGGATGATGGTGCGTCTGGTCAAGGGCGCCTATTGGGATGCGGAGATCAAGCGCGCGCAGGTCGATGGCCTCGCCGATTTTCCGGTCTATACCCGCAAGGTCCATACCGACGTCGCCTATGTCGCCTGCGCGAAAAAGCTGCTGGCCGCGCCCGACGCCGTCTTCCCGCAATTCGCGACCCATAATGCCCAGACGCTCGCCACCATCTACCAGATGGCCGGGCCGGACTTCGCGATCGGCCAATATGAGTTCCAGTGCCTGCACGGCATGGGCGAGCCGCTCTATGAACAGGTCGTCGGCAAGGACAAGCTGGACCGCCCGTGCCGCATCTATGCGCCGGTCGGCACGCATGAGACATTGCTCGCCTATCTCGTCCGCCGCCTGCTGGAAAATGGCGCGAACAGCAGCTTCGTCAACCGCATCGCCGATCCCGATGTCTCGATCGAGGAGATGATCGCCGACCCGGTCGAGATCGTCCGCGCCATGCCGCATCCCGGCGCCCGGCACGACCAGATCGCCGCGCCCGCCGGCCTCTATCCCGATCGCCGAAATTCCGATGGCATCGACCTCAGCGATGAAGGCGCGCTAGCTAAGCTGACACAGGCGCTGCAGCACAGCGCCACCATCGCCTGGACCGCCGCGCCCGAGGGCGGGGAAGGGCCCGAAGGCGGGGAAGGGGAAGCCCGCCCGGTCTGCAACCCCGCCGACCATCGCGACATTGTCGGCACCGTCTGGGAAGCGAGCGCCGACCACGCCCGTGCCGCTGCGATCCGCGCCGCCAACGCCTGCTGGCCCAACACGGCCGTCGCCGATCGTGCCGTCCTGCTGGAGCGGGCGGCCGACGCGATGCAGGACCGGATGCCGGTGCTGCTCGGCCTCATCATGCGCGAAGCGGGCAAGTCGCTGCCCAACGCCATCGCCGAAGTGCGCGAGGCGATCGACTTCCTGCGCTATTATGCGGCGCAGGCACGCGGCACCTTCGGCCCGGATCAGGCGCCGCTGGGGCCGATTGTCTGCATCAGCCCGTGGAACTTCCCGCTCGCCATCTTCACCGGACAGGTCGCGGCGGCACTGGTCGCCGGCAATCCGGTGCTGGCCAAGCCCGCCGAGGAAACCCCGCTGATCGCGGCCGAAGCCGTGCGCCTGCTGCATGAAGCCGGCGTGCCCGGCGATGCGCTGCAACTGCTGCCCGGCGACGGCCGGATCGGCGCCGCGCTGGTCGCTGCGCCGGAAACGGCAGGCGTCATGTTCACCGGCTCGACCGAGGTCGCCCGGCTGATCCAGCGCCAGCTCGCCACCCGCCTGTCGCCCGCGGGCAAGCCGATCCCGCTGATCGCCGAAACCGGCGGCCAGAATGCGATGATCGTCGACAGTTCGGCGCTGGCGGAACAGGTGGTGGCCGACGTCATCGCCTCCGCCTTCGACAGCGCCGGCCAGCGCTGCTCGGCGCTGCGCATATTGTGCCTGCAGGAGGATGTCGCCGATCGCACCCTCACCATGCTGAAGGGCGCGCTCAGGGAATTGCGCATCGGCCGCACCGATCGGCTCGCGGTCGATACCGGCCCGGTCATCACCGCCGAGGCGAAGGCGGGCATCGAACAGCATATCGCGTCGATGCGCGCGCTCGGCCGCAAGGTCGAGCAGCAGGAACTGCCCGAAGAGGCGGCGCACGGCACCTTCGTCGCGCCGACCATCATCGAACTGGACAGCATCGCGGACCTCAGCCGCGAGATATTCGGCCCGGTGCTGCACGTCATCCGCTTCCGCCGCGAGCGGATGGATGCGCTGGTCGATGCGATCAACGCCACCGGCTATGGCCTGACCTTCGGCCTGCACACCCGTCTCGACGAGACGGTGGCGCGCGTCACCGCGCGGGTGAAGGCCGGCAATATCTATGTGAACCGCAATGTCATCGGCGCGATCGTTGGGGTTCAGCCGTTCGGCGGGCGCGGCCTGTCGGGCACCGGACCCAAGGCGGGCGGACCGCTCTATCTTGGCCGCCTGACCCGCACCGCGCCTGTCTTTGCCGAGCGGGTCGGCTATCTCGCCTCGCCAATCCATGATTTCGTCAGCTGGCTGGAAGCGCAGGACGATCATGAAGCGGCGGCGGTCGCGCGCCATTATGGCGATGCGTCGGCGCTCGGCGTCGAACTGGCGTTGCCCGGCCCGGTCGGCGAGACCAACCTCTATGCGCTGCATCCGCGTGGCTTGCTGTTGCTGCGTCCGGGCACGCGGCGCGGCCTGCTCGCGCAGATGGCCGCCGTGCTGGCGACCGGCAATCGCGCCGTGATCGAGGGCGCTCCGCTGCCGCAGGGCCTGCCCGCCAGCGTCGCCGCCCATTTCCTCGTCCAGCCCGACGCGCCCTTTGCCGCGATGCTGGTGGAGGGCGACGCCGACCAGATCCTCGCCGCAACCCAGGCGGTGGCCGAACTGGATGGGCCGATCGTCACCGTCCACGCAGCCGCGCCCGGCGACGAGCGCGCCTGGCATCTCGACTGGCTGCTGGAGGAGGTGTCGACCTCCATCAACACGACCGCCGCGGGCGGCAATGCCAGCCTGATGATGATCGGCTGA
- a CDS encoding Lrp/AsnC family transcriptional regulator, whose product MSNKPAMVEMDEFDRRIIAALVEDGRMTVTDLAASVGLSKTPCQVRLKRLQESGVIRGFRAIVDPAKLGMDHVAFTEVKLSDTRESALREFNAAVRRIPEVEECHMLASNFDYLLKVRTSDIRRYRMVLGEKISALPHVASTSTFVAMETVLESGSKRPRR is encoded by the coding sequence ATGAGCAACAAGCCCGCTATGGTCGAAATGGATGAGTTCGACCGGCGTATCATCGCCGCGCTGGTCGAGGATGGCCGCATGACCGTGACCGATCTGGCCGCCAGCGTCGGCCTGTCCAAGACACCCTGCCAGGTGCGGTTGAAGCGATTGCAGGAGAGCGGCGTCATTCGCGGTTTTCGCGCGATCGTCGATCCGGCCAAGCTGGGGATGGACCATGTCGCCTTTACCGAGGTGAAGCTGAGCGACACGCGGGAGAGCGCGTTGCGGGAGTTCAATGCGGCGGTGCGGCGCATCCCGGAGGTCGAAGAATGCCATATGCTGGCGAGCAATTTCGACTATCTGCTGAAGGTCCGCACGTCCGACATTCGCCGCTATCGCATGGTGCTGGGCGAGAAGATTTCCGCCCTGCCCCACGTCGCCAGCACATCGACCTTCGTGGCAATGGAGACGGTGCTGGAATCCGGCAGCAAGCGGCCGCGCCGTTAA
- a CDS encoding SGNH/GDSL hydrolase family protein — translation MIRPLLASLPLSLLLSLLLSQPVTAKTCTPTWVSGWASSQFRPTGDAALPAGTLKDQSLRQIVRPSIAGDRVRVRISNLAGTAPLHIAGVSIARAPASTSPAIDPGTLISLRFDGSPDLIVPAGADYLSDPVSLPVAALDTIAVTIRYQGEPEQTSHPGSRATSWHMPGDHLTDTAMAGAASFDHWFNLAALEVERCAPARLVVALGDSITDGKGSTTNGNDRWTDRLAQRLQADPKRRDIAVVNQGIGGNRLLNDGLGPNALARLDRDVLAQPGVTHLVLLEGVNDLGTLTRDAPVSVEDHKAHVARIIGAYRQIIARAHARGIKVIGATIMPFVGNDYYHADAQNEADRQAVNAWIRTPGHFDGLVDFDRATRDPARPDRLLPAYDGGDALHPNPAGYRAMGDAVPLALFD, via the coding sequence ATGATCCGTCCCTTGCTCGCCAGCCTGCCGCTGTCCCTGCTGCTGTCCCTGCTGCTGTCCCAGCCCGTCACGGCAAAGACCTGCACGCCGACCTGGGTGTCGGGCTGGGCCTCCTCGCAATTCCGCCCGACCGGCGACGCTGCGCTACCCGCCGGCACGCTCAAGGACCAGTCGCTGCGCCAGATCGTCCGCCCCTCGATCGCCGGCGACCGGGTGCGGGTGCGCATCTCCAACCTCGCCGGCACCGCGCCGCTCCATATCGCCGGCGTCAGCATCGCCCGCGCCCCTGCCAGCACATCGCCGGCGATCGATCCCGGCACGCTCATTTCGCTGCGCTTCGATGGCAGCCCGGACCTGATCGTGCCCGCCGGTGCCGATTATCTGTCCGACCCGGTATCGCTGCCGGTCGCCGCGCTTGACACGATCGCCGTCACCATCCGCTATCAGGGCGAACCGGAACAGACTTCGCATCCCGGCTCGCGCGCCACTTCCTGGCATATGCCCGGCGATCACCTGACCGACACGGCGATGGCGGGCGCCGCCTCGTTCGACCATTGGTTCAATCTCGCCGCGCTGGAGGTCGAGCGCTGCGCGCCCGCACGGCTGGTTGTGGCGCTCGGCGACTCCATCACCGATGGCAAGGGATCGACCACCAACGGCAATGATCGCTGGACCGACCGGCTTGCCCAGCGGTTGCAGGCGGACCCCAAGCGCCGCGACATCGCCGTCGTCAATCAGGGGATCGGCGGCAACCGGCTGCTGAACGACGGGCTTGGCCCCAATGCGCTGGCCCGGCTCGACCGCGATGTGCTGGCCCAGCCCGGCGTCACGCATCTGGTCCTGCTGGAAGGGGTCAATGATCTTGGCACCCTCACTCGCGATGCCCCCGTCAGTGTCGAGGATCACAAGGCCCATGTCGCCCGCATCATCGGCGCCTATCGCCAGATCATCGCCCGCGCCCATGCGCGCGGGATCAAGGTGATTGGCGCCACCATCATGCCCTTTGTCGGCAATGATTATTATCATGCCGATGCCCAGAATGAGGCGGACCGGCAGGCGGTCAATGCCTGGATACGCACGCCGGGCCATTTCGACGGGCTGGTCGATTTCGACCGTGCCACCCGCGATCCTGCGCGGCCCGACCGGCTGCTGCCCGCTTATGATGGCGGTGACGCGCTCCATCCCAATCCGGCCGGCTATCGCGCCATGGGCGATGCCGTGCCGCTGGCCCTGTTTGATTAA